The Sorangiineae bacterium MSr11367 genome window below encodes:
- the pbpC gene encoding penicillin-binding protein 1C: MSRWKRFAWLLVIPVAPIWLVAIVVAFTRQPAELRDRAGSYSQSVRYVDREGGLLREVRADDASRARWIPLEEMGTYARMSMLAAEDRRFYVHAGVDPVAVLRAFASDVWQRRIVSGASTLTMQLARLVRPHPRNLWGKVTEAAFAVRIERALPKDRILEEYMNRAPFGPNLRGLDAASRYYFDKPPRALSLAEAATLAAIPRGPSLYAPTRDEVRVLRRRNRILDRMLAAGVISEEQHRRASDEPLVVRKAKGTFGAPHLVQALMSGRFEGPPPSDGSPVVTTLDRDLQSEAETETLRAVGSLQKKHVTAASVLVLDNATGEVLAYVGSHGFGDAEHGGQNDGVLARRQPGSTLKPFVYGLGMEERELTSVSLLPDLEMHIELPDGVYAPKNYDERFHGPVRLREALANSYNVPAVWVGQQVGAGRLLERLHALGFHSLDQASDYYGPALALGDGEVTLLELTNAYAAIARGGVVKPVRFVRGAPSAASEGTRVMPVEMAAVLTDILRDKGARIASFGERSVLDLPFDVAVKTGTSKGFRDNWTVGFTREVTVGVWAGNFDGSAMSGISGITGAGPLFRSVMDAAMRGRPKGSLAPDPDAVSLRAVDVCPLSGGAPTSACPHAIRDYVPRDRSLDPCTMHESVSGRVVERYPAAFTAWAHAAGREGARGEGKLHLAYPHDGARFAIDPERPRGLQSISVRIEAPRGVEQAALRIDGQLVARTGSPFVVRWPLEQGTHTFVAEANGTSSPPVRVEVD, from the coding sequence ATGAGCCGCTGGAAGCGATTCGCGTGGCTCCTGGTGATTCCGGTCGCCCCCATCTGGCTTGTGGCCATCGTGGTGGCGTTCACCCGGCAGCCCGCGGAGCTGCGGGATCGCGCAGGCAGCTATTCACAGTCGGTGCGCTACGTCGATCGCGAGGGCGGGCTGCTTCGCGAGGTGCGCGCCGACGACGCGTCGCGCGCGCGCTGGATCCCCTTGGAGGAGATGGGCACGTACGCGCGCATGAGCATGCTCGCGGCCGAGGATCGGCGCTTTTACGTCCACGCCGGTGTGGATCCCGTGGCCGTCCTGCGCGCGTTCGCGTCGGATGTGTGGCAGCGCCGCATCGTCTCGGGCGCGTCCACGTTGACGATGCAGCTCGCGCGCCTGGTGCGCCCGCACCCGCGCAATCTTTGGGGCAAGGTGACGGAGGCCGCCTTCGCCGTGCGCATCGAGCGAGCGCTCCCCAAGGACCGCATCCTCGAGGAGTACATGAACCGCGCCCCCTTCGGGCCCAACCTGCGCGGCCTCGATGCGGCGAGCCGCTACTACTTCGACAAGCCACCGCGCGCGCTTTCGCTCGCCGAGGCGGCCACGCTCGCCGCCATTCCGCGTGGCCCCTCGCTCTACGCGCCGACCCGCGACGAGGTGCGCGTCTTGCGCCGGCGCAACCGCATCCTGGATCGCATGCTGGCCGCCGGCGTGATCTCCGAGGAACAGCACCGCCGCGCCAGCGACGAGCCCCTGGTCGTTCGAAAGGCGAAAGGGACCTTTGGTGCACCGCACCTCGTGCAAGCGCTCATGTCGGGTCGATTCGAGGGGCCGCCGCCTTCCGACGGCTCGCCCGTGGTGACCACCCTCGATCGCGATTTGCAGTCCGAGGCGGAGACGGAAACCTTGCGGGCCGTCGGGTCGCTGCAGAAGAAGCACGTGACGGCGGCGAGTGTTCTCGTGCTCGACAACGCCACCGGCGAGGTTCTGGCCTACGTCGGCTCGCACGGTTTCGGCGACGCCGAGCACGGAGGCCAGAACGACGGCGTGCTGGCGCGGCGCCAGCCAGGCTCGACGCTCAAGCCGTTCGTCTACGGCCTCGGCATGGAGGAGCGCGAGCTGACGAGCGTGTCGCTGCTGCCCGATCTGGAGATGCACATCGAGCTGCCCGATGGCGTCTACGCGCCGAAGAACTACGACGAGCGCTTTCACGGGCCGGTGCGCCTGCGCGAGGCCTTGGCCAATTCGTACAACGTCCCCGCGGTGTGGGTCGGCCAGCAGGTGGGCGCGGGGCGTCTGCTCGAGCGCTTGCACGCGCTCGGGTTTCACTCGCTCGATCAAGCGTCGGACTACTACGGCCCGGCGCTCGCCCTGGGCGACGGTGAGGTTACCTTGCTGGAGCTCACCAACGCGTACGCCGCGATCGCGCGTGGCGGGGTGGTGAAGCCGGTTCGCTTCGTGCGCGGGGCACCCTCCGCTGCGAGCGAGGGCACGCGCGTGATGCCCGTGGAGATGGCCGCGGTGCTCACCGACATTCTTCGCGACAAGGGGGCGCGCATCGCGTCCTTCGGCGAGCGCTCCGTGCTCGATCTGCCGTTCGACGTTGCCGTCAAAACCGGTACGTCGAAGGGCTTTCGCGACAATTGGACGGTGGGCTTCACCCGCGAGGTGACCGTCGGTGTCTGGGCCGGCAACTTCGATGGCAGTGCGATGAGCGGCATCAGCGGCATCACCGGGGCAGGCCCGCTCTTTCGCTCGGTCATGGACGCAGCCATGCGCGGCCGCCCCAAGGGCTCGCTCGCACCCGATCCGGACGCCGTCTCGCTTCGCGCGGTGGATGTCTGCCCGCTCTCCGGTGGAGCCCCCACATCCGCCTGCCCTCACGCCATCCGCGACTACGTACCGCGCGACCGGTCCCTCGATCCATGTACCATGCATGAATCGGTTTCGGGGCGCGTGGTCGAGCGTTATCCTGCGGCCTTCACCGCATGGGCGCACGCTGCGGGGCGCGAAGGCGCGCGCGGGGAGGGCAAGTTGCACCTCGCGTACCCCCACGACGGCGCCCGCTTCGCCATCGATCCCGAGCGGCCGCGCGGCTTGCAGTCCATCTCCGTTCGCATCGAGGCACCGCGCGGCGTGGAACAGGCGGCCCTCCGCATCGACGGCCAGCTCGTCGCCCGCACCGGATCACCCTTCGTCGTGCGCTGGCCGCTCGAGCAAGGGACGCACACGTTCGTCGCGGAGGCCAACGGCACCTCGAGCCCCCCGGTGCGCGTCGAGGTGGATTAG